Proteins from a genomic interval of Euwallacea fornicatus isolate EFF26 chromosome 1, ASM4011564v1, whole genome shotgun sequence:
- the LOC136339214 gene encoding uncharacterized protein codes for MRFTHLALFSALIALSDQSVNVTSFQRKNVFLTRRKRYVQWPKGSNFVINFTCTKPLMRYQPLTWNTVYEMDIPFAVATDINFYESSKKVRRHVVERRNLYEHLEEFTTLLGFDGRACVNRLMCETEQFVRGRRHSMIKDLVQVLFGAFVGEEELRPYGSKCEKESFSLCPVSLLNIFIQSYPEGSDFITETPLGELSQNISQ; via the exons ATGAGGTTCACGCACTTGGCCCTATTTTCGGCTCTCATCGCTCTCAGCGATCAATCTGTTAATGTGACAAGTTTTCAGAGAAAAAACGTCTTTCTTACGCGTAGAAAGCGCTATGTGCAATGGCCCAAAGGCAGCAACTTCGTG ATAAATTTCACCTGCACTAAACCATTGATGCGCTACCAGCCCTTAACGTGGAACACGGTCTATGAAATGGACATTCCTTTCGCTGTGGCCACCGACATAAACTTCTATGAATCAAGTAAAAAAGTCAGGAGGCACGTGGTGGAAAGGAGAAACTTGTACGAGCACTTGGAGGAATTCACGACCTT GTTAGGGTTCGACGGCAGAGCATGCGTAAACAGGCTCATGTGCGAGACTGAGCAGTTTGTACGAGGGAGGCGGCATTCAATGATCAAGGATCTGGTTCAGGTTCTATTCGG AGCCTTTGTAGGTGAAGAGGAGCTGAGGCCATACGGCAGCAAATGCGAGAAGGAAAGTTTTAGTTTGTGTCCAGTTTCTttgctaaatatttttattcaatcgTACCCCGAAGGGAGTGATTTCATTACCGAAACTCCCCTTGGAGAACTCTCCCAAAATATCTCACAATAG